From Deinococcus aquaticus, one genomic window encodes:
- the hisD gene encoding histidinol dehydrogenase, translating to MQVLQGPDARRALTRTFNDLPVPDAVLARIEATFGEALTPTQVVERIVADVRERGDDALRDWTERLDGARPEALAVSADDLNAASVPADLHAAILTAITRVRAFYEQQPAHGFLNHGPDGALGQLVRPLARVGVYVPGGLAPLISTLIHTAVPAQVAGVTDIVITTPPARDGSVHPAILVAARELGLTQVYRAGGAQAIAALAYGTASIPAVDKIAGPGNLFVVIAKRLVYGQTGIESLPGPTETLVVADDSADPRHVAADLLAQAEHNGAEPVLVSTSRDLLMRVQAELNAQLEALPEPNRGWARDSVSARMKVVLAATLDEALELSNLYAPEHLCLLTRDPWSLLGQVQRAGGVFIGEYSMEALGDYVAGPSHVMPTGGTARFMSPVNVRDFQNIISVVGLTEGTLRRIGPAGATLARAEGLEAHARAIESRLPRDPS from the coding sequence ATGCAAGTTCTGCAAGGCCCTGACGCCCGCCGCGCCCTGACGCGCACCTTCAATGACCTGCCCGTCCCGGACGCCGTGCTGGCCCGCATCGAGGCGACCTTCGGCGAGGCGCTGACGCCCACGCAGGTCGTGGAACGCATCGTGGCCGACGTGCGTGAGCGCGGCGACGATGCCCTGCGCGACTGGACCGAGCGGCTGGACGGCGCCCGCCCGGAAGCGCTGGCTGTCAGCGCCGACGACCTGAACGCCGCGAGCGTGCCGGCCGACCTGCACGCCGCCATCCTGACCGCCATCACCCGCGTACGGGCCTTCTACGAGCAGCAGCCCGCGCACGGGTTCCTGAACCACGGGCCCGACGGCGCGCTGGGGCAACTGGTGCGCCCGCTGGCGCGCGTGGGTGTGTACGTGCCGGGCGGACTAGCCCCGCTGATCAGCACCCTGATTCACACGGCGGTGCCCGCGCAGGTGGCGGGCGTGACGGACATCGTGATCACCACGCCGCCCGCCCGTGACGGCAGCGTGCACCCGGCCATCCTGGTCGCGGCGCGCGAACTGGGCCTCACGCAGGTGTACCGCGCCGGGGGCGCGCAGGCCATCGCGGCGCTCGCGTACGGCACGGCCAGCATTCCCGCCGTGGACAAGATCGCCGGGCCCGGCAACCTGTTCGTGGTGATTGCCAAGCGCCTCGTGTACGGCCAGACCGGCATCGAGAGTCTGCCCGGTCCGACCGAGACGCTGGTCGTGGCCGACGACAGCGCCGACCCGCGCCACGTGGCCGCCGACCTGCTCGCGCAGGCCGAGCACAACGGCGCGGAACCCGTGCTCGTCTCGACCAGCCGCGACCTGCTGATGCGCGTGCAGGCCGAACTGAACGCCCAGCTGGAGGCGCTGCCGGAACCTAACCGGGGCTGGGCGCGTGACAGCGTCTCGGCGCGCATGAAGGTCGTGCTGGCCGCCACGCTGGACGAGGCGCTGGAGCTCTCGAACCTGTACGCCCCCGAACACCTGTGCCTGCTGACCCGCGACCCCTGGAGCCTGTTGGGGCAGGTGCAGCGCGCCGGGGGCGTGTTTATCGGCGAGTACTCCATGGAGGCGCTGGGCGATTACGTGGCCGGACCCAGTCACGTCATGCCGACCGGCGGCACGGCGCGCTTCATGAGCCCCGTGAACGTGCGGGACTTCCAGAACATCATCTCGGTCGTGGGCCTGACCGAGGGCACGCTGCGCCGCATCGGGCCGGCCGGGGCGACCCTGGCGCGCGCCGAGGGCCTTGAAGCGCACGCCCGCGCCATCGAGAGCCGCCTGCCCCGCGACCCGTCGTGA
- the lptB gene encoding LPS export ABC transporter ATP-binding protein produces the protein MHAEHLGKNYGRRAVVRDVSLTVRPGEIVALFGPNGAGKTTTFYMLVGFIRPGAGRIALGDRDVTRLPMHERARLGLGYLPQEPSAFRKLTARDNLLAILEYQNLSRAEQEARADSLLAEFGLTHLSGSYAYQLSGGERRRLELARALTTDPDYLLLDEPFTGVDPKSIREIQRLIHELRDRRGIGVFITDHNVRETIALTDRVYLMFDGQVKFEGTPAQFAQDEDARQYYLGDDFEL, from the coding sequence CTGCACGCCGAGCACCTGGGTAAGAACTACGGCCGCCGTGCCGTGGTCCGCGACGTGAGTCTGACCGTCCGGCCCGGCGAGATCGTGGCCCTGTTCGGCCCGAACGGTGCGGGCAAGACCACCACCTTCTACATGCTGGTGGGCTTTATTCGCCCCGGCGCGGGCCGCATCGCGCTGGGTGACCGGGACGTGACGCGCCTGCCCATGCACGAACGCGCCCGCCTGGGCCTGGGTTACCTGCCGCAGGAACCCAGCGCCTTCCGGAAACTCACGGCCCGCGACAACCTGCTGGCCATCCTGGAATACCAGAACCTGAGCCGCGCCGAGCAGGAAGCCCGCGCGGACTCGCTGCTCGCCGAGTTCGGCCTGACGCACCTCTCGGGCAGTTACGCCTACCAGCTGTCCGGCGGGGAACGCCGCCGCCTGGAACTGGCGCGCGCCCTGACCACCGACCCCGACTACCTGCTGCTGGACGAACCCTTCACCGGCGTGGACCCCAAGAGTATCCGCGAGATTCAGCGCCTGATCCACGAACTGCGCGACCGCCGGGGCATCGGCGTGTTCATCACCGATCACAACGTCCGCGAGACCATCGCCCTGACCGACCGCGTGTACCTGATGTTCGACGGGCAGGTGAAGTTCGAGGGCACCCCCGCCCAGTTCGCGCAGGACGAGGACGCCCGCCAGTACTACCTGGGCGACGACTTCGAACTGTGA
- the yedA gene encoding drug/metabolite exporter YedA, translated as MSAPALSPAPARVLTPLVLLCLGTVYVVWGSTYFGIKVAIETLPPLGMLAARFGVAGALLLLVLRLRGAALPTARQWAASAAVGTLLLGGGTGLVTLAERDASSSVAAMIIAVSPLFAALFGRLWGERTGGREWLGIAVGLIGIALLNAGELRATPLAAALLVLAPLCWTFGSQWSRHLPLPPGLMGSAAEMLTGGGVLLLLSLLMGERWGVPSAASLWALAYLTVFGSLLAYSAYMYLVAHTRPALATSYAYVNPVVAVALGVGLGGERLGTLGWAALGIILTGVLLVVWPHRAPTAGPAPEPAASEGA; from the coding sequence GTGAGCGCCCCCGCCCTGAGCCCGGCTCCCGCGCGGGTCCTGACGCCGCTGGTCCTGCTGTGCCTGGGCACCGTGTACGTCGTGTGGGGCAGCACGTACTTCGGGATCAAGGTCGCCATCGAGACCCTGCCGCCGCTGGGCATGCTGGCCGCGCGGTTCGGCGTGGCCGGCGCGTTGCTGCTGCTGGTGCTGCGGCTGCGCGGCGCGGCCCTCCCGACCGCGCGGCAGTGGGCGGCCAGCGCCGCCGTCGGCACGCTGCTGCTGGGCGGCGGCACCGGACTGGTCACGCTGGCCGAGCGGGACGCGAGCAGTTCGGTGGCGGCCATGATCATCGCCGTCTCGCCGCTGTTCGCCGCGCTGTTCGGGCGGCTGTGGGGGGAACGCACGGGCGGCCGCGAGTGGCTGGGCATTGCCGTGGGCCTGATCGGCATCGCGCTGCTGAACGCCGGGGAACTGCGGGCCACGCCGCTGGCCGCCGCGCTGCTGGTGCTGGCGCCGCTGTGCTGGACCTTCGGCAGTCAGTGGTCCCGGCACCTGCCACTCCCGCCGGGCCTGATGGGCAGCGCCGCCGAGATGCTGACCGGCGGCGGCGTCCTGCTGCTGCTGAGTCTGCTGATGGGGGAACGCTGGGGCGTACCCAGCGCCGCGAGCCTGTGGGCACTGGCGTACCTGACGGTGTTCGGCAGCCTCCTGGCGTACTCGGCGTACATGTACCTCGTAGCGCACACCCGCCCCGCACTGGCCACCAGTTACGCCTATGTGAACCCGGTCGTGGCGGTCGCGCTGGGCGTCGGCCTGGGCGGCGAGCGGCTGGGCACGCTGGGCTGGGCGGCGCTGGGCATCATCCTGACCGGCGTGCTGCTCGTCGTGTGGCCCCACCGGGCGCCCACAGCCGGGCCGGCTCCTGAGCCCGCCGCCAGTGAGGGCGCGTGA
- a CDS encoding phosphopentomutase produces the protein MLLTIVVLDSVGAGELPDAASFGDTGAHTLNHTLQAAPVALPNLAALGLAQVPTVQTGAATIPAVPAQGAFGRMREVSPGKDTSTGHWEFMGVQLEHAFQVFPDGFPPEVMDRFDAATGTGHLCNRPYSGTDVLLDFGEEHVRTGQPIVYTSADSVFQIAAHEDVVPLETLYAWCAAAREILQGEYAVARVIARPFRGERPFERVNEHRKDFSLIPPPTVLDALKDAGQAVVGIGKIPDIYAHRGFTEEIHTDDNADGIARTLDRMRRAAAEGTSGLIFTNLVDFDSRFGHRRDPQGYSACLAQFDAALPDLIAAVPAGGALIVISDHGNDPTWKGSDHTREYGLLLAHRAGAAGVDLGERATFADVGATAADALGADWTGPGESFWPLLT, from the coding sequence ATGTTGCTGACGATTGTCGTACTGGATTCCGTGGGTGCCGGCGAACTGCCGGACGCCGCAAGTTTCGGGGATACCGGCGCCCACACCCTGAACCACACCCTGCAGGCCGCGCCCGTGGCGCTCCCGAACCTTGCGGCGCTGGGGCTGGCACAGGTGCCGACCGTGCAGACCGGCGCGGCGACCATTCCGGCCGTGCCCGCGCAGGGGGCCTTCGGGCGCATGCGGGAGGTCAGTCCCGGCAAGGACACCAGCACCGGTCACTGGGAGTTCATGGGCGTGCAGCTGGAGCACGCCTTCCAGGTGTTCCCGGACGGTTTCCCGCCCGAGGTGATGGACCGGTTCGACGCGGCGACCGGCACCGGGCACCTGTGCAACCGCCCGTACAGCGGCACCGACGTGCTGCTGGACTTCGGTGAGGAGCACGTGCGGACCGGCCAGCCCATCGTGTACACCAGCGCGGACAGCGTGTTCCAGATTGCCGCGCATGAGGACGTGGTGCCGCTGGAGACGCTGTACGCGTGGTGCGCCGCGGCGCGCGAGATCCTGCAGGGCGAGTACGCCGTGGCCCGCGTGATCGCCCGTCCGTTCCGGGGTGAGCGGCCGTTCGAGCGCGTGAACGAGCACCGCAAGGACTTCAGCCTGATCCCGCCGCCCACCGTGCTGGACGCCCTGAAGGACGCGGGGCAGGCGGTCGTGGGCATCGGGAAGATTCCGGACATCTACGCGCACCGGGGTTTCACCGAGGAGATCCACACCGACGACAACGCCGACGGCATCGCCAGGACCCTGGATCGGATGCGCCGCGCGGCCGCCGAGGGCACGAGTGGCCTGATCTTCACGAACCTGGTGGATTTCGACAGTCGCTTCGGGCACCGCCGCGACCCGCAAGGCTACAGCGCCTGCCTGGCGCAGTTCGACGCGGCGCTGCCGGACCTGATCGCTGCCGTTCCGGCCGGGGGCGCGCTGATCGTCATCAGTGACCACGGGAACGATCCCACCTGGAAAGGCTCGGACCACACCCGCGAGTACGGTCTGCTGCTGGCGCACCGCGCCGGGGCGGCGGGCGTGGACCTGGGTGAGCGCGCCACCTTCGCGGACGTGGGGGCCACCGCCGCCGACGCGCTGGGCGCGGACTGGACCGGCCCGGGCGAGAGCTTCTGGCCGCTCCTCACGTGA
- a CDS encoding DUF3084 domain-containing protein, with amino-acid sequence MLWLFLPFVIVLSGVVAYAADTIARKAGRKHIRLFGLRPKTTALLVAVLSGMGISAASLAAFLALNSSAVNTIAQADQLRPQLEALRTEIGRVQADLSSAQADRDRAQQEAQTLREQQQAAQRDLKSTRADLNAARAAEQTLGKQAADLQRRVSSLTTTRTSLERRAEESRLKLAQSEQALTSSQQRAQALDAQVVDLAARIALSEQETSTAQERAAAAQRAAEQAQQRAATQQKVAQAAQQAARTQTAQAGAQVAALSAQLSDLNASRADAGAALTSAQQALSAAQDALARAREQQQAAQQTRDRLLAERTQLTSDRDAAARDRDRVRTELTTLQAQQAQLRAQQTQLRASNEALGRDLAAARDTLGKLQDEYSSSRAELSASRNTDLAYPKNDLVYAAVVPSVRNLDTFLADAARSAQTRGARGAPSARLNAQARTALETKLRGLNVSTFVQCRAAQNSAAGFPVDLTCDARPNAVLYRGNQVIRRATVNLRATPGALQEQVSDLVRDTVLDITTRGVPSEYVQGLDVTEFVILLGRLGARSGNVATVGIAARQDVRPGSRVDLYPVLP; translated from the coding sequence ATGCTGTGGCTGTTCCTTCCCTTCGTGATCGTGCTTTCGGGCGTGGTCGCCTACGCCGCCGACACCATCGCCCGCAAGGCCGGCCGCAAGCACATCCGCCTGTTCGGCCTGCGCCCCAAGACCACCGCGCTGCTCGTGGCGGTGCTGTCCGGCATGGGCATCAGCGCCGCCAGCCTCGCCGCGTTCCTGGCCCTGAACAGCAGCGCCGTGAACACCATCGCCCAGGCCGACCAGCTGCGCCCCCAGCTCGAAGCGCTGCGCACCGAGATCGGGCGCGTGCAGGCCGACCTGAGCAGCGCCCAGGCCGACCGCGACCGCGCGCAGCAGGAAGCACAGACGCTGCGCGAACAGCAGCAGGCCGCGCAGCGGGACCTGAAAAGCACGCGCGCCGACCTGAACGCCGCGCGCGCCGCCGAACAGACCCTGGGGAAGCAGGCCGCCGACCTGCAGCGGCGCGTGAGCAGCCTGACCACCACCCGCACCTCGCTGGAGCGCCGCGCCGAGGAAAGCCGCCTGAAGCTCGCGCAGAGCGAACAGGCACTGACCAGCAGCCAGCAGCGCGCCCAGGCGCTCGACGCGCAGGTCGTGGACCTCGCCGCGCGCATCGCCCTGAGCGAACAGGAAACCAGTACCGCGCAGGAACGCGCCGCCGCCGCCCAGCGGGCCGCCGAACAGGCCCAGCAGCGCGCCGCCACGCAGCAGAAGGTCGCGCAGGCCGCCCAGCAGGCCGCCCGCACCCAGACCGCCCAGGCCGGCGCGCAGGTCGCGGCCCTCAGCGCCCAGCTGAGCGACCTGAATGCCTCGCGCGCCGACGCCGGCGCCGCCCTGACCAGCGCCCAGCAGGCCCTGAGCGCCGCGCAGGACGCCCTGGCCCGCGCCCGCGAACAGCAGCAGGCCGCGCAGCAGACCCGCGACCGCCTGCTGGCCGAACGCACCCAGCTGACCAGCGACCGCGACGCCGCCGCCCGCGACCGCGACCGCGTGCGCACCGAACTGACCACCCTTCAGGCGCAGCAGGCGCAACTGCGCGCCCAGCAGACCCAGCTGCGCGCCAGCAACGAGGCGCTGGGCCGCGACCTCGCCGCCGCGCGCGACACGCTGGGCAAATTGCAGGACGAGTACTCCAGCAGCCGCGCCGAACTGAGCGCCAGCCGCAACACGGACCTCGCGTACCCCAAGAACGACCTCGTGTACGCCGCCGTGGTCCCCAGCGTGCGTAACCTCGACACCTTCCTGGCTGACGCGGCCCGCAGCGCCCAGACGCGCGGCGCCAGGGGAGCCCCCAGCGCCCGTCTGAACGCGCAGGCCCGCACCGCCCTGGAAACCAAACTGCGCGGCCTGAACGTCAGCACCTTCGTGCAGTGCCGCGCCGCGCAGAACAGCGCCGCCGGGTTCCCGGTCGACCTGACCTGCGACGCCCGCCCCAACGCCGTGCTGTACCGGGGTAATCAGGTGATCCGCCGCGCCACCGTGAACCTGCGCGCCACGCCCGGCGCCCTGCAGGAACAGGTGAGCGACCTGGTGCGCGACACCGTTCTGGACATCACCACGCGCGGCGTGCCCAGCGAGTACGTGCAGGGCCTGGACGTGACCGAGTTCGTGATCCTGCTGGGCCGCCTCGGCGCCCGCAGCGGCAACGTGGCCACCGTCGGCATCGCCGCGCGGCAGGACGTGCGCCCCGGCAGCCGCGTGGACCTGTACCCCGTGCTGCCCTGA